A single Ammospiza caudacuta isolate bAmmCau1 chromosome 6, bAmmCau1.pri, whole genome shotgun sequence DNA region contains:
- the GPATCH2L gene encoding G patch domain-containing protein 2-like — protein MDELVHDLASALEQTSEQNKLDELWEEMALSPRQQRRQLRKRRGRKRRSDFTHQAEHACCYSEASESSLDEAVKDCREVLTANFSDSDDMAVVKRHPALSATLRSKQHLWHESDSFTENAPCRPLRRRRKVKRVTSEVAASLQQKLRVSEWNYERGCRFKSAKKQRLSRWKENAPWTSSSHGLCESGENRPFLSNGGRKERMECEADDQKQGSDENMSECETSSVCSSSDTGLFTNDEGRQGDDEQSDWFYEGECVPGFTVSNLLPKWGADHRSEVERIDSGLDKLSVSTFLLPSQPAQRGFHARLNRLPGAAARCLRKGRRRLVGKETSMSTLGTERLSHIVSDPRQKDFWLPSMGKRDRNQFNPLSPLYSLDVLADASHRRCSPAHCTARQANVHLGPPCSRDIKRKRKPAAASMSSPTSATLSVHMDAAESELPAAPSLRCQNSEWTGKTPAAEKSTIAASSNFFKMPPEKSPGYS, from the exons ATGGATGAACTGGTGCATGATTTGGCCTCCGCTTTAGAGCAGACTTCAGAGCAGAACAAACTGGATGAGCTATGGGAAGAGATGGCGCTAAGCCCACGGCAGCAGCGGCGTCAGCTTCGCAAGAGAAGGGGTCGTAAGCGACGGTCAGACTTCACACATCAGGCAGAACATGCCTGCTGCTACAGCGAGGCCTCAGAGTCGAGCTTGGACGAAGCTGTCAAGGATTGCCGTGAGGTGCTGACAGCTAATTTCAGTGACTCTGATGACATGGCAGTGGTCAAACGGCATCCAGCTCTTAGTGCCACCCTGAGGAGCAAGCAGCACTTGTGGCATGAGTCAGACTCCTTTACAGAGAATGCGCCCTGCCGACCTCTCAGGCGCCGACGGAAAGTCAAACGTGTGACATCAGAGGTAGCTGCCAGTCTTCAGCAAAAGCTCAGGGTGTCAGAGTGGAACTATGAGAGGGGCTGCAGGTTCAAGTCTGCCAAGAAACAGCGTCTTTCACGCTGGAAAGAGAATGCCCCTTGGACATCATCCAGTCATGGCCTTTGCGAGTCAGGAGAGAACAGGCCCTTTCTCAGCAACGGGGGAAGGAAGGAGCGGATGGAGTGTGAAGCCGATGATCAGAAACAGGGTTCAGATGAAAACATGTCGGAATG TGAAACCAGCAGTGTTTGCAGCAGCAGTGATACTGGCCTCTTTACCAATGATGAAGGCCGCCAAG GAGATGATGAGCAAAGTGATTGGTTTTATGAAGGAGAGTGTGTTCCAGGATTCACTGTCTCGAACCTTCTTCCCAAGTGGGGAGCGGATCACCGATCTGAAGTGGAGAGGATTGACTCAGGCCTGGACAAGCTCTCTGTTTCCACCTTCCTTTTGCCCTCACAGCCAGCTCAGAGAG GATTTCATGCTCGCCTGAATCGccttccaggagctgctgcccgtTGCCTCCGTAAAGGTCGGAGGAGGCTGGTTGGCAAG GAGACCTCCAtgagcactctgggcaccgaGAGGCTAAGTCACATTGTTAGTGATCCACGCCAGAAAGA TTTTTGGTTACCATCCATGGGGAAGAGAGACCGCAACCAG TTCAATCCATTATCTCCTCTCTACTCTCTGGATGTGCTTGCTGATGCTTCCCACCGAAGATGCTCACCAGCACACTGCACTGCCAG GCAAGCAAATGTCCATCTGGGACCACCATGTTCAAGGGACATCAAGAGGAAACGAAAGCCAGCTGCAGCCTCCATGTCTAGCCCAACATCAG CAACTTTATCTGTCCACATGGATGCAGCAGAATCAGAGCTACCAGCAGCACCATCCTTGAGATGCCAGAACTCTGAGTGGACTGGGAAAACACCAGCAGCTGAGAAATCTACTATTGCTGCCTCCAGtaacttttttaaaatgccacCAGAGAAGAGCCCTGGATACAGCTAA